The Panicum virgatum strain AP13 chromosome 5K, P.virgatum_v5, whole genome shotgun sequence genome has a window encoding:
- the LOC120706021 gene encoding uncharacterized protein At2g39795, mitochondrial-like, which produces MALFAAARRAAASAAPLILRASASTSTGAHRGLALLRPLAAAAARPHPRAMPFSSAPAARPSSDAELLSVIDSEIKYAEDCDDHDRVEEIPDNFPFKITDEKGMNAITLKRTYHGEQIEVVAHMPSLVTGDDPDHDRNDEDKGEGGDGSNEDQGEKPPQSSIPLTVTITKGDGPILEFTCTAYPDEVIIDSLSVSQPTGNDEIDLIAYEGPDFNDLDENLQRAFHKYLELRGISPLTTNFLHEYMINKDSREYLLWLRKLKDFFKQ; this is translated from the exons ATGGCCCTCTTCGCCgcagcccgccgcgccgcggcatCCGCGGCCCCCCTGATCctgcgcgcctccgcctccacctccacggGGGCCCACCGCGGCTTGGCCCTGCTccggcccctcgccgccgccgcggcgcggccgcaTCCCCGCGCGATGCCGTTCTCGtcggcgcccgcggcgaggCCCAGCTCCGACGCCGAGCTCCTCAGCGTCATCGACTCCGAGATCAAGTACGCCGAGGACTGCGACGACCACGACAGG GTTGAGGAGATTCCAGATAATTTCCCTTTCAAAATCACTGATGAAAAGGGGATGAATGCAATTACCCTTAAAAGGACATATCATGGTGAGCAGATTGAGGTTGTGGCTCACATGCCCAGCCTAGTCACTGGAGATGATCCTGATCATGACCGGAATGACGAGGACAAGGGTGAGGGGGGAGATGGCAGCAATGAAGATCAAGGCGAGAAGCCCCCCCAGTCGAGCATTCCTCTCACGGTCACTATCACCAAGGGTGATGGCCCCATCCTTGAATTCACCTGCACTGCCTATCCTGATGAGGTCATCATCGACTCCTTGTCCGTGAGCCAGCCAACCGGGAACGATGAAATTGACTTAATTGCATATGAGGGTCCTGATTTCAA TGACCTTGATGAGAACCTGCAGAGGGCATTCCACAAGTACCTGGAACTGCGTGGCATCTCACCCCTGACGACAAACTTCTTGCATGAGTACATGATCAACAAGGACAGCCGTGAGTACCTCCTCTGGCTGAGGAAGCTGAAGGATTTCTTCAAGCAGTAG